From Synechococcales cyanobacterium T60_A2020_003, one genomic window encodes:
- the psbU gene encoding photosystem II complex extrinsic protein PsbU codes for MKRLVGVLTVLFGLLISSFCGFGVSQQAIAANLSSPVFGSAPVLAAELNAVDEKRVELGDKIDLNNTNVRAFTRYPGMYPKIASMIIQNAPFNSVDDVFKMPGLTEKQKEILRKYEDILTVTTPDDALTEGGDRFNNGIYGG; via the coding sequence ATGAAACGACTCGTTGGTGTGCTGACCGTCTTATTCGGTCTGCTTATCAGTAGCTTTTGTGGGTTTGGGGTTTCCCAGCAGGCGATCGCTGCAAATTTGAGCAGTCCCGTTTTCGGTTCAGCACCAGTACTGGCCGCCGAACTCAATGCCGTTGATGAAAAACGGGTAGAGTTGGGCGATAAAATTGACTTAAACAATACAAATGTTCGTGCTTTTACGCGCTATCCGGGCATGTACCCGAAAATTGCAAGCATGATTATTCAAAACGCTCCGTTTAATAGCGTTGATGATGTATTCAAGATGCCGGGTTTGACGGAAAAACAAAAGGAAATTTTGAGAAAATACGAAGACATTCTCACCGTCACAACTCCTGATGATGCATTGACGGAAGGTGGCGATCGCTTTAACAACGGAATTTACGGAGGTTAA